In Pseudobacteriovorax antillogorgiicola, a single window of DNA contains:
- a CDS encoding glycosyltransferase: MKVAFVHDWLVTYRGGEKVLEAMLELFPDAPVFTLFYDKDQMPPSIAERTVYYPKWLNRFKRLRKLWLPLYPSIIESLPLEDYDLIISTSSCVAKGAIPGPRSKHLCYIHSPMRYIWDQRSYYLKPLARFPFVSGIIHTLSTRLRMWDTLSSHRVDQFISNSQFVKERVHKYYGRGSEVIPPPVDVERFQAKGMAAPIKSPYFLAAGAFVSYKRFDLAIEACEAAGLTLVVAGSGPDEARLRKLAGPNTKFMIKPDQQTWQSLMSQAEALIFPGIEDFGIVGIEAISAGTPLIAFRDGGALDFVQPGVTGQFFEQLSKESLQQTLEAFDPKQFDSKAMQDFASGFTKQKFQERIMSQITQLTGASS, translated from the coding sequence ATGAAAGTAGCATTTGTACATGATTGGTTGGTCACCTATCGCGGGGGTGAGAAAGTCCTAGAGGCGATGCTGGAGCTATTTCCAGATGCGCCAGTTTTTACATTATTCTATGACAAGGATCAGATGCCACCCAGCATCGCAGAACGGACGGTTTACTACCCAAAGTGGTTAAACCGATTTAAGAGGCTCCGAAAGCTATGGCTCCCTCTTTATCCGTCCATAATTGAGTCCTTGCCTTTAGAAGACTATGACCTGATCATCAGCACCTCATCATGTGTTGCCAAAGGCGCAATTCCTGGCCCCCGATCAAAGCATCTCTGCTATATCCATTCCCCGATGCGATATATCTGGGATCAGCGCTCGTACTATTTGAAGCCATTGGCCCGCTTTCCATTTGTTTCGGGGATCATTCACACGCTTAGCACACGGCTGCGCATGTGGGATACCTTATCGAGCCACCGGGTGGATCAATTCATTTCCAATAGCCAATTTGTCAAGGAGCGAGTCCACAAGTACTATGGCCGAGGCTCTGAAGTCATCCCACCACCTGTTGACGTAGAACGCTTTCAAGCCAAAGGCATGGCAGCACCTATCAAAAGCCCCTATTTTCTAGCAGCCGGGGCTTTTGTATCCTATAAAAGGTTCGATCTAGCGATTGAGGCCTGTGAAGCTGCAGGGTTAACTTTGGTTGTTGCTGGCTCTGGCCCCGATGAAGCTCGACTTCGAAAGCTGGCTGGCCCGAATACCAAATTTATGATCAAGCCAGATCAACAAACTTGGCAATCCCTGATGAGTCAGGCAGAAGCCCTGATCTTCCCAGGGATTGAAGATTTTGGGATCGTTGGAATCGAGGCCATTTCAGCTGGAACGCCCCTGATTGCATTTCGCGACGGTGGGGCTTTGGACTTTGTCCAGCCAGGAGTCACGGGCCAATTTTTTGAGCAGCTATCTAAGGAATCGTTGCAACAAACTCTAGAGGCATTTGATCCCAAGCAGTTCGATTCCAAGGCGATGCAAGACTTCGCTAGCGGCTTTACCAAGCAAAAGTTCCAGGAGCGTATCATGTCTCAGATTACTCAACTCACGGGAGCCTCTTCTTGA
- a CDS encoding sigma-54 interaction domain-containing protein, producing the protein MTKFNNAHHFLSSSDSSASLTSSLQNIRHTLSEIKGQSQAMDRVLQTVGKVARSDSPVLINGESGTGKELIARAIHRLSQRVSRRFVAINCSAIPENLLESELFGHVKGAFTGAESRRKGYFEEAHGGTIFLDEIGDMPWRLQAKLLRVLQEKQFSPIGSNETKFADVRVVAATNVNLEKAVADKDFRLDLFYRLNVLPVRVPALHERKEDISVLLNHFLEESNKQHNFMNPAYFQPEVYQVLQNHRWPGNVRELQNLVERLVVITGGGRIAVDDLPPEYRHGKIDEPKVTKTLESQIQQDPVSSVDKAAPEGDLPELGINLTEYIEQLENSLILQALERTGNNKNRAAKLLGLNRTTLVERIKKRKLAPLNSPSREL; encoded by the coding sequence ATGACGAAATTTAACAACGCGCACCACTTCCTTTCATCGAGTGATAGCAGTGCTTCCTTGACTTCTAGCCTTCAAAACATTCGTCATACACTAAGCGAAATAAAAGGTCAGAGTCAGGCCATGGATCGAGTGCTTCAAACTGTCGGGAAAGTTGCGCGCTCGGATAGCCCTGTTCTTATTAACGGCGAGTCTGGCACAGGGAAAGAGCTAATTGCCAGAGCGATTCATCGCTTATCTCAGCGCGTGTCACGGCGCTTTGTTGCGATTAATTGTAGTGCGATCCCAGAAAACCTTCTGGAGTCAGAGCTTTTTGGCCATGTTAAAGGAGCCTTTACTGGAGCGGAATCTCGTCGCAAGGGCTACTTTGAGGAAGCTCATGGCGGCACAATTTTCCTAGATGAAATCGGTGATATGCCCTGGCGCCTACAGGCCAAGCTGCTACGAGTCTTGCAAGAAAAGCAATTTTCTCCCATAGGGTCCAATGAAACTAAGTTTGCTGATGTTAGAGTTGTTGCAGCAACCAATGTCAATTTGGAAAAGGCTGTTGCGGATAAGGACTTCCGCTTAGATCTATTCTACCGTCTCAATGTTCTGCCTGTTCGCGTCCCAGCGCTTCACGAGCGTAAAGAAGATATTTCCGTTCTGTTGAATCACTTTCTGGAAGAGAGTAATAAGCAGCACAATTTCATGAACCCAGCCTACTTCCAGCCAGAGGTCTATCAAGTCCTGCAAAATCACCGTTGGCCAGGTAACGTCAGAGAGTTGCAAAATTTGGTGGAGCGTTTGGTAGTGATTACAGGAGGGGGGCGTATCGCGGTCGACGACCTGCCTCCTGAATATCGGCACGGTAAAATTGATGAGCCTAAGGTTACCAAAACTCTTGAGAGCCAGATTCAACAAGATCCTGTTTCAAGTGTGGATAAGGCAGCTCCCGAGGGGGATTTGCCCGAACTTGGGATCAATCTTACCGAATATATCGAGCAACTTGAAAACAGTCTGATACTCCAGGCACTGGAAAGAACTGGTAACAACAAGAACCGTGCAGCAAAGCTATTGGGCCTTAATCGCACGACTCTCGTTGAGAGAATAAAGAAGCGCAAGTTGGCTCCTTTAAACTCTCCATCGCGAGAGCTTTAA
- the frr gene encoding ribosome recycling factor gives MDDVVNKCQADMEKRLKGFETDLTRVRTGRASISVLDGVKVEYYGTPTPLNQVGTLSTPDARTIVISPFEKNLIQEIEKSIMKADLGLQPTNDGVVIRIPIPQLTEERRKDIVKQLKKMAEDAKVSIRHIRRDSNDAIKKAEKNKELTEDDSKQLQQDVQKHTDAYIKKVDDRLAVKEKEVMKV, from the coding sequence ATGGACGACGTTGTCAATAAATGTCAAGCAGACATGGAAAAACGCCTTAAGGGCTTTGAAACAGATCTTACTCGCGTACGAACCGGACGCGCATCGATCTCTGTCTTAGATGGAGTCAAAGTAGAATACTATGGCACACCAACCCCTCTCAACCAAGTTGGCACGCTATCGACTCCAGATGCTCGCACGATCGTCATCTCCCCTTTTGAGAAGAACCTGATTCAAGAGATCGAAAAGTCGATTATGAAAGCCGACCTCGGCTTACAGCCCACAAATGACGGGGTTGTCATCCGTATTCCGATTCCTCAGCTCACTGAAGAACGCCGCAAGGATATTGTAAAGCAGCTTAAAAAGATGGCCGAAGATGCCAAGGTATCCATTCGTCATATCCGACGAGATTCGAACGATGCCATCAAAAAGGCTGAAAAAAACAAAGAGCTGACTGAAGACGATAGCAAGCAGTTACAGCAAGATGTTCAAAAGCACACAGACGCTTACATCAAGAAAGTTGATGATCGCTTAGCTGTGAAAGAAAAAGAAGTGATGAAAGTTTAA
- the pyrH gene encoding UMP kinase, producing MGKPVFKRVMLKLSGEMLGGEKGFGIEGDALSFIAGEIAEAQKLGVEVSVVIGGGNIWRGSTAAGWDMERANADYMGMLATVINGLALQGILETKYNVYSRVMTAIHMQELAEPYIRRKATKHLAKGRVVIFAGGTGNPYFTTDTAASLRAREVGADVILKATKVDGIYDRDPTNDPTAKKFEKLTYLDVISKKLKVMDATSITMCMEAGIPICVFKLDQPGCVSNAITGQSEGTLVQ from the coding sequence ATGGGGAAACCAGTATTTAAGCGGGTCATGTTAAAGCTTTCTGGAGAGATGCTAGGAGGCGAAAAGGGTTTTGGTATCGAAGGTGATGCTCTTTCGTTCATTGCTGGGGAAATCGCCGAAGCGCAAAAGCTTGGGGTAGAGGTTTCAGTGGTGATCGGTGGTGGCAATATTTGGCGTGGCTCAACAGCAGCCGGTTGGGATATGGAAAGAGCCAATGCTGACTACATGGGTATGCTTGCTACGGTAATTAATGGTCTTGCACTTCAAGGTATTCTAGAAACCAAATACAATGTTTACAGCCGGGTCATGACGGCGATTCACATGCAAGAGTTGGCAGAGCCTTACATTCGTCGCAAAGCCACGAAGCATCTCGCCAAGGGTCGGGTGGTGATTTTTGCAGGCGGCACTGGCAATCCATACTTCACAACCGACACAGCGGCTAGTTTGAGAGCCCGTGAAGTCGGCGCCGACGTCATTTTAAAAGCAACAAAAGTGGATGGCATCTACGATCGCGACCCGACAAATGACCCGACTGCGAAAAAGTTTGAAAAACTAACCTATCTCGATGTAATTTCGAAAAAGTTGAAAGTTATGGACGCAACATCCATCACCATGTGTATGGAAGCAGGAATTCCCATTTGCGTCTTTAAGTTGGACCAACCAGGCTGTGTTTCCAATGCGATTACCGGCCAGTCGGAAGGTACATTAGTACAGTAA
- the tsf gene encoding translation elongation factor Ts: MSVTAAQVKELRQKTGVGMMECKKALTETGGDIEKAILYLRERGMSRAAKKADRVTAEGLVKVVISDDQTAGSVVEVNCETDFVSKNEDFIKFIDQVAKLALDNSVNDIDQLKALDMDGKSVGDTLTSLIATIGENLNLRRVATLKAANGVVSGYTHMGGRIGTLVLLEGATGEDVQEVGKDLAMHAAAASPRYLKSDDVNPAEVEQEKELGKKKLLEQGKPENMIEKILVGQINKFYKEICLVEQAFVKDPNYTVKKLVDEKGKGAELSAYVRFQLGEGIEKKQENFAEEVAAQLKS, encoded by the coding sequence ATGTCAGTGACTGCTGCACAAGTGAAGGAACTACGCCAAAAAACAGGCGTTGGAATGATGGAATGTAAAAAAGCTCTGACTGAAACTGGTGGCGATATCGAAAAAGCCATTTTGTACCTTCGGGAGCGAGGCATGTCACGGGCTGCTAAGAAGGCAGACCGAGTCACTGCTGAAGGCCTTGTAAAGGTTGTTATCAGCGACGATCAGACTGCGGGCAGTGTGGTTGAAGTCAACTGCGAAACTGACTTTGTGAGTAAAAACGAAGACTTCATTAAATTCATTGATCAAGTTGCGAAGCTTGCTCTCGATAATAGCGTAAACGACATCGATCAGCTAAAAGCACTCGACATGGACGGCAAATCAGTTGGCGATACTCTTACCAGCTTGATCGCAACCATCGGTGAAAACCTAAACCTTCGTCGCGTGGCAACTCTAAAAGCTGCCAACGGTGTTGTTTCTGGATACACTCACATGGGTGGTAGAATCGGCACATTGGTTCTTCTAGAAGGCGCTACTGGAGAAGACGTACAAGAAGTAGGTAAAGACCTCGCAATGCATGCTGCCGCTGCTTCTCCTCGTTACTTGAAGAGCGACGATGTAAACCCTGCAGAAGTCGAGCAGGAAAAAGAGCTAGGCAAGAAGAAGCTTCTTGAGCAAGGCAAGCCTGAGAACATGATCGAAAAGATTCTTGTTGGCCAAATTAACAAGTTCTACAAAGAGATCTGTCTTGTTGAGCAGGCCTTCGTTAAAGACCCCAACTATACAGTGAAGAAGTTGGTCGACGAAAAAGGCAAAGGCGCTGAGCTTTCTGCTTATGTCCGCTTCCAACTTGGTGAGGGCATCGAAAAGAAACAAGAAAACTTTGCTGAAGAAGTTGCAGCACAGTTGAAAAGCTAA
- the rpsB gene encoding 30S ribosomal protein S2 codes for MSVSVNMKQLLEAGVHYGHQTRRWNPKMSQYIFGDRNGIHIIDLQKTVKMFQKACDFLEGVTAKGGHVLFVGTKRLARDLVKEEASRSSSYYINYRWLGGTLTNFQTIRQSIHRLRKIERMEQDGTINKFTKKEALGLRREQEKLEQNIGGIKDMPGVPAAIFVVDAHKETIAIKEAKRLGIPVVAITDTNADPSLIDYPIPGNDDSIKALQLFVGTAAEACLAGRAQAKDLPEKDGKAKVSSGTFRDDKGNKVNVEKK; via the coding sequence ATGAGCGTTTCAGTTAATATGAAACAACTACTAGAAGCCGGTGTTCACTATGGTCACCAAACACGTCGCTGGAATCCGAAGATGTCTCAGTACATTTTTGGCGATCGTAACGGTATCCATATCATCGACCTTCAAAAAACAGTCAAGATGTTCCAAAAAGCTTGCGACTTCTTAGAAGGCGTCACAGCTAAAGGTGGTCACGTACTTTTCGTTGGAACAAAGCGTCTCGCTCGTGACCTCGTCAAAGAAGAAGCCTCACGCAGTAGCTCTTACTACATCAACTACCGCTGGCTCGGTGGAACACTCACCAACTTCCAAACGATTCGTCAAAGCATCCATAGACTTCGTAAAATCGAGCGCATGGAACAAGACGGCACCATCAACAAATTCACTAAAAAAGAAGCTCTTGGTCTCCGTCGTGAGCAAGAAAAACTAGAGCAAAACATCGGTGGAATCAAAGATATGCCTGGTGTACCAGCTGCAATCTTCGTTGTTGATGCGCACAAAGAAACCATCGCTATCAAAGAAGCAAAGCGCCTCGGTATCCCTGTAGTTGCGATTACGGATACAAACGCTGATCCAAGCCTCATCGACTACCCAATTCCGGGCAACGATGACAGCATCAAAGCACTTCAACTTTTCGTTGGAACCGCTGCTGAAGCTTGTCTTGCGGGTCGCGCCCAAGCTAAAGACCTTCCTGAAAAAGATGGTAAGGCGAAAGTTTCCTCTGGAACATTCCGCGATGACAAAGGCAACAAGGTCAACGTAGAAAAGAAGTAA
- a CDS encoding YceD family protein → MKVSLEDLQASSKTIEIQGDEEWLQPLYKSFVGKPGSQLLTGTIEIKSEGYGYASIEGELNYTPLVPCSRCADPISWPLSRKLEARFKPSDEMATASEVDLIAEDFDYYYVEDNQVDIQQVIIDAIMTSLPSQLVQRSDDGKSCRVCGKDISADEVYRSKSKEDESPFAILKNLNLPN, encoded by the coding sequence ATGAAAGTTTCATTGGAAGACTTACAAGCATCGAGCAAAACCATTGAAATTCAGGGTGATGAAGAATGGTTACAGCCACTTTATAAGTCTTTTGTTGGCAAGCCTGGATCGCAGTTGCTAACAGGAACAATTGAAATAAAGTCTGAAGGTTATGGCTATGCTTCCATCGAAGGAGAGCTTAACTACACCCCCCTCGTGCCATGTAGCCGCTGCGCTGACCCCATTTCATGGCCCCTCAGCAGGAAACTCGAAGCACGCTTCAAGCCTAGCGATGAAATGGCAACAGCGAGTGAAGTCGACCTGATCGCTGAAGATTTTGACTACTACTATGTGGAAGACAACCAGGTTGACATTCAACAAGTGATCATTGACGCGATTATGACTTCGCTTCCTTCTCAACTGGTGCAACGGTCTGACGATGGCAAGAGCTGCCGAGTTTGCGGCAAGGATATCTCGGCTGACGAGGTTTATCGCTCTAAGTCTAAAGAGGACGAAAGCCCGTTCGCAATACTGAAAAATTTAAACCTGCCAAATTAA